From a single Photobacterium gaetbulicola Gung47 genomic region:
- a CDS encoding ABC transporter permease component (COG1173), whose amino-acid sequence MSSTTVAAPSRWERFKQSDFLYYFRKDKVAMVSFAVFMVFAVSALLAPVIAPTNPYDLSTIDIMDSELPPSWMEDGDSRFLLGTDNQGRDIFSTILYGSRLSLTIGLLAVGLQLVLGVVIGLSAGYFGGRVDSFLMRFADVQLSFSTMMVAIIVSAIFRTALGSELFAQYAVVMLVVIIGIAEWPQYARTVRASVLAEKKKEYVEAAKVMGFKSPRIMFRHILPNCLSPILVISTVQVANAIMSEAALSFLGLGLPVDQPSLGSLISIGFNYIFSGSWWITAFPGLVLVTLVLVINLLGDWLRDVFNPKIYKG is encoded by the coding sequence ATGAGTAGTACCACAGTCGCTGCCCCAAGCCGTTGGGAGCGTTTCAAGCAGTCAGATTTCCTGTATTACTTCCGCAAAGACAAGGTGGCGATGGTCAGCTTTGCCGTCTTTATGGTGTTTGCGGTGTCGGCGCTGCTGGCCCCGGTGATTGCCCCGACCAACCCGTATGATCTGTCGACCATTGATATTATGGACTCAGAGCTGCCGCCTTCGTGGATGGAGGACGGCGATAGTCGTTTCCTGCTGGGCACGGATAACCAGGGCCGGGATATTTTCTCTACCATTCTGTATGGCTCGCGTCTGTCGCTGACCATTGGTTTGTTGGCGGTGGGCTTGCAGCTGGTGCTGGGTGTGGTCATTGGTTTGAGTGCCGGTTACTTTGGTGGCCGGGTTGATAGCTTCCTGATGCGTTTTGCCGATGTTCAGCTGTCATTCTCGACCATGATGGTGGCGATTATCGTTTCGGCGATTTTCCGTACCGCGCTTGGCTCTGAGCTGTTTGCCCAGTATGCGGTGGTGATGCTGGTGGTGATCATCGGTATCGCCGAGTGGCCGCAGTATGCGCGGACCGTACGGGCTTCGGTGCTGGCCGAGAAGAAGAAGGAATACGTCGAGGCAGCTAAGGTGATGGGGTTCAAATCGCCGCGGATCATGTTCCGCCATATCTTGCCGAACTGCCTGTCGCCAATCTTGGTGATCTCGACCGTGCAGGTTGCCAACGCCATCATGTCCGAGGCGGCCTTGTCTTTCCTTGGCCTGGGTTTACCGGTTGACCAGCCGTCGCTGGGCTCGTTGATCAGCATTGGCTTTAACTATATCTTCTCTGGCTCCTGGTGGATCACCGCCTTCCCGGGACTGGTACTGGTCACCTTGGTACTGGTGATCAACCTGTTGGGGGACTGGCTGCGGGATGTATTCAACCCGAAAATTTACAAAGGGTGA